Genomic segment of Bacillota bacterium:
CTATTATCCAGTGGACATTCGCTCCGACCAGTCGCGCCAGGACTGGGCAGCCGAGATTGTGCGCGAGCAGGCGATGAGCCTGTTGCGGGAGGAGATACCGTATACCATCGCCGTGCGCGTGACCGACTGGGAACAGCGTGAAAACGGGGTACAGTATATCCGTGCGGAGCTGATTGTGGAGCGTGAGAACCATAAATCCATCGTCATCGGCAAGGGAGGCAGGATGCTGAAGCAGATTGGGCAGGAGGCGCGTAAACAGCTGGAGCTGTTTTTGGGAAGCAAGGTGTATCTGGAACTGGTGGTGAAGGTGATGCCCGATTGGCGACGCAATCCCAAAGCATTGCAGGAGCTGGGCTATGAGTAGGAAAAAGACAGGGTCCGCCAAACCGCTGATTATCGTGGAGTCGCCTGCGAAGACCAAAACGCTGAAAAACTTCCTGGGCGACGACTATCGGGTGGAAGCCTCGATGGGGCACGTGCGCGACCTGCCGGAGAAGGAGTTCGGCGTGGACCTGAGTAACGGCTTCACTCCCAAATACGAAACGTTGCCCGAACGGCAGGATGTGCTGAAAAAACTGGCAGAGGCGGCGGCAAGTGCCCCCGAAGTATACCTGGCGTCCGACCCCGACCGTGAGGGCGAAGCCATCGCCTGGCACCTGAAGGAAGCGCTTCGCCTGCAAAACGCCCGACGCATCGAGTTTAACGAGATTACCCGGCAGGCGGTTCAGCAGGCACTGCAGCACCCGCGCGACATCGATATGAACCGCGTCAACGCACAGCAGGCACGGCGTATCTTAGACCGCATTGTGGGTTACAAGCTCAGCCCCCTGCTCTGGAAGAAAGCCAGCCGCAACACGCTGAGCGCGGGACGGGTGCAGTCGGTCGCGGTGCGGCTGGTGGTGGAGCGCGAGCGCGAAATCGAAGCCTTTGTGCCTGAAGAGTACTGGACCATCACCGCCCGCCTGACCCCCGACACCGAAGCGAACGCCTTCGACGCCACGCTGCGCCTGCGCGACGGCGAGAAGGTGGAGCTGCACAACGAACAGGAAGCCAGCGCCGTGCTGCAGGAGCTGGAGGGAGCACAGTATGTGGTGCAGAAGATAAAGCGCACCGAGCGCAAGCGCAACCCGTCCCCGCCGTTCATCACCAGCACCCTGCAACAGGAGGCGGCGCGTAAACTGGGCTTCAGTGCGAAACGCACCATGCAGATTGCCCAGCAGCTGTATGAAGGCGTGGAGCTGGGTGCGCAGGGCTCCGTCGGATTGATTACCTACATGCGCACCGACTCCACCCGCGTCGCCGCCGAAGCGCAGCAGCAGGCACGCGAATACATCGGCAAAGAGTTCGGCGACCGCTATGTGCCCGAAAAGCCGCCTCAGTATCGCTCACGGCGGGGAGCGCAGGAGGCACACGAAGCCATCCGCCCCACCTCGGTAACGCGCACCCCCGAGTCGGTGAAAAGCTACCTGTCCAAAGACCAGTATGAGCTGTACCGCCTCATCTGGCAGCGTTTCATTGCCAGCCAGATGGCACCGGCGGTGCTGGATGTGGTGACGGTAGACATTCAGGCAGGAAGGTACACTTTCCGTGCCACCGGCTCCAGCGTCAAGTTTGACGGATTCATGCGCGTCTACGTCGAGGGCAAAGACAACGGCGAACTCAGCGACGAGGAGCGTCCCCCGCTACCGCCGATGCTGGAAGGCCAGGTGCTTACGTTGCTCGCGCTGCTGCCCGAACAGCATTTCACCGAGCCACCCCCTCGCTACACCGAAGCCACATTGGTGAAAGCGCTGGAAGAGAAGGGCATCGGCAGACCCAGCACCTATGCGACCATTCTCTCTACCATTGTGGAGCGCGGATACGTGGAGCTGAAAGAGAAGCGATTCTATCCCACCGCGCTGGGCATTGCCGTGACCGACTATCTGGTGAAGCACTTTCCCGATGTGATGGACGTGCAGTTCACCGCTTCCGTCGAGCAGCAGCTGGACGAGATTGAGGAAGGCAAGCAGGCGTGGACGGAGGTGCTGCGCGCCTTTTATGAACCGTTCGCACAACGGCTCACGGAGACGGAAAGGAACGGTGAATTCGTGCGCATCGAGGCGAAGGAGACCGATTACACCTGTCCGACCTGCGGCGCGAAGATGCTGCTGCGCGAGGGGCGTTACGGCAAGTTTCTCGGTTGCTCGCGCTACCCGGAGTGCAAAACGATTGTCAACGTGACCCGCAGCGGCGAACCCGTCCCACCAGACAAGCCGTCCGACGAGGTCTGCGAGAAGTGCGGTTCGCCCATGGTTATCCGCTGGGGCAGGTACGGCGAATACCTCGCCTGCACCAACGAGCAGTGCAAGGCGCACCGACCGCTGGAGAAGAGCACGGGCATCACCTGCCCTGCCTGCCAGCAGGGACAGCTGGTAGAGCGACGCGCACGCAAAGGCAAGCTGCGTGGCAAGGTCTTCTACGGCTGCAACCGCTACCCTGCCTGCGACTTCACCTTGTGGGACAAGCCGGTGGACAGAACGTGCCCGAAGTGCGGCTCGCTACTGGTGGAAAAGCGCACCGGTAAGCGATTGACCATCGCCTGCTCCAGCAAAGCCTGTGACTACCGCGAGGAGCCGTCGGCGGAGGCGCAGGCACTGGCGTCCTAGAGGAGTGGTATGCGTTGGATGACCTTTTCGAGCGTGCCCAGACGTTGTTGCGTCACGGGCTACAAGATGCGACTGCTACGTTCCGCGACGGGCAATGGGAAGCGATAGAGTCGCTGGTACGTAACCGCCAGCGTTTGCTGCTGGTGCAACGCACCGGCTGGGGCAAAAGCATCGTCTACTTCATCGCGGCTCGATTGCTCCGCGAGCAAAACGGTAACCACGGTGTATCACTGCTGATATCGCCGCTATTGTCACTGATGCGCAACCAGATGGACATGGCGCACCGCATGGGTATCCGCGCGGAAACCATTCACTCTGCCAACACGGAGCGGTGGATCGAGGTCAAAAACCTTTTGTATCAAGACCAGATTGACGTTCTCTTAATTAGCCCAGAGCGCCTGGCGAATCAGGAGTTCGAGGCAGAGGTGCTTCAGCCCATTGCGTCGCGGATTCTGCTGTTCATTGTGGACGAAGCGCACTGCATCTCCGACTGGGGACACGACTTCCGCCCCGACTACCGGCGAATCACCCGCGTGCTGAAACTACTGCCGAGAAACGTGCCCGTTCTGGCCACTACGGCTACCGCGAATGACCGCGTTGTTGCCGACATCAAACAACAGCTGGGCGACGACCTTCGTATCAATCGAGGAGCACTGGCACGGCGTAGCCTGCGGCTGCAAAACGTGATACTGCCCTCGCAAGCGGAACGACTGGCTTGGCTCGCGGCACACTTGTCCGAACTGCCTGGCAGCGGCGTCATCTACACGCTGACCGTCGCTGATGCAGAGCGCGTCGCCCTATGGCTCCAGCACAAAGGGTGGCAGGTGTATCCGTATCATGCCGACATTGAAAACTCGGAACGCGAAAGGCGAGAGCGACTGCTGCTGCACAACCAAGTCAAAGCGCTTGTAGCCACTGTCGCTTTGGGCATGGGATTTGACAAACCCGACTTAGGCTTCGTGGTGCACTTTCAGAGGCCTGGGTCGGTGGTGCATTATTACCAGCAAATCGGCAGAGCAGGCAGGTCTCTGGAAAATGCACTGGTCATCCTTTTGGGTGGCGAAGAAGACGATGAGATTGTGGATTACTTCATCCGTACCGCTCTCCCCCCGCAAGCGCACACCGAAGCAGTACTACACGCATTAAGCCACAGCCCAAACGGGCTAACTCTCGTTGAGCTGGAGCGCAAGGTCAATCTCTCACGACAACAACTGGACAAGGTGCTTCGCCTACTGCTATCAGAGACCCCTGCTCCACTGTTTTACTTGGGTCGACGCTACCAATTAGCCCCTGTGGCATACAGGATGGACCATGAACGTATTGCGAGGCTAACCGCCCTGCGTCGCGCCGAACAAGAGCAGATGCGGCAGTATATGCAAAGCCAGCAGTGCCTGATGCAGTTCCTGCAGATAGCGCTGGATGACCCCTATGCAGAACCCTGTGGCCGATGCGCTGTCTGCGTTGGTAGCGACATAATCGCGCCAGAGGTAGAGGACTCTTTGGTGCGAGAAGCCATACTCTTCTTACGCCGTGCCGATGTTCCAATACCGCCCCGAAAGATGTGGCCGAGTAAGGAAGGACTGATGATTACCGGCGGGCAGGGAAAGATTCCCGAGCTGCTTCAAGCGGAAGAAGGACGCGCACTATGCCTGTGGGGTGATGCTGGCTGGGGGAGTTTGGTGCGTAAGGGCAAGTATCAGGACGGTTTTTACGACGATGACCTGGTAAAGGGGATGGAGGAGATGATACACCGTTGGCAACCCCAACCTGCGCCCCGCTGGATTACCTGTGTGCCTTCCCTGCGCCATCCCAGCCTGGTGCCCGACTTCGCCCAAAGGTTAGCACAGCGGCTCCAGTTGCCCTTTGTGCCGTGTGTGAAAAAAGTGCGCGAAACCAAGCCGCAAAAGGAGATGCAAAACAGTTTCCATCAGGTGCGCAACCTGGATGGAGCGTTTGCCATTGAGCGGTGGTCCGGCATCGCAGAGCCTGTTTTTCTGGTAGACGATGTGGTAGACTCAGGATGGACGCTCACCGTAGTGGCTTTCCTGCTACGAAGGGCAGGAAGCGGTGCCGTCTTTCCGATTGCACTTGCCAAACAGGTTCTGCGTGGGGAGTAAAGTATGCCGTCTTTGCAACCAAGCACCGAGGTGGCTTGTCTGCTGTGTGCACACACGGGCAATGAGCCGGCTGCGCCGCTGGCGCAGAAAGAATACGTTCAGCTGCGACAGTGGCTGCGGGAACGTCACCATCCGATAGAGGCTCTGCTCGAACCCGGTGTCTCTTCTCTGCTGTGCGAGATCGCAGAGTCAACCTCACTGGACGCAGAAAGGTTAGCGGCTCTTCTGCGCCGCGGCAGCCAGATTGCGCTGTGGTTGGAGCGTTGGACAAACGCGGGGATGTGGATTGCCTCATGGGAAGACGTCGAGTATCCCCCGATACTGCGCCAGAAGCTGGGAGACGCCTCCCCTGTCTTGTTACATGGTTTCGGGAACCCGCAGCTCTTACATACAAGAGGACTCGCCATTGTGGGTTCACGACACACCAGTGAGACGTTACTACAGCAGGCATATGCCATCGCCAGCCGCTGCGCCAGCCACCGCGAGAACGTCATCTCCGGAGGGGCGCGGGGCGTGGACTCGTTCGCGATGAAGGGCGCACTGGAAGAGGGCGGCACCTGCGTAGGGGTGTTGGCGGCCGACCTTGCCCGAACCGCCACGTCGCACACACTTCGAGATTACCTGCTCACAGATAAACTCTGTTTAATTTCGCCCTATCATCCGGTGGCCGGTTTCACGGCGGGAAACGCCATGGGACGCAACAAGATTATCTACGCGCTTGCCGAGTTTGCGCTCGTTATCGCCAGCGACATGGGCAAGGGAGGCACCTGGGCTGGCGCGTTGGAGAACCTTCGCGCCGGATGGACGCCGATTTTCGTCTACACTGGTAACGATGCTCCGGAAGGCAATATGGCGCTCCGCGACGCGGGAGCTTATCCCTTTACCCTGCCAGAAGATGTACAGATTTCCGTGTTGTCGCACTTGCGCCACTCCATTGCCGGCACGTCTGCACCGCCGTCTTCGCGTCCCCGCAAACGCAAATCGACGGTATCACAACCTGCATTGCCTCTGGATACCGGGTGACCATACCAGCAAACGTTTTCGCCTCCCACCTGTAATGCGAAAACGCCCTTGCGGGCACGCCCGCAAGGGCGACATGAGGGCGTGAATGACCTGCTAGAGGTGCTACTTGCGCCGGCGAAGCAGCACCATTGCTGGAGCCGCGAAACCGCTCAGCCACAGCAACATCGTGCCCGGCTCGGGTACTACGTTCAGCTGAAGTATTTTGTAGTTCCAGTCGCTGTCTCCTTCGCACTTCCAGCGGATGTAACCAATCGCGTGGGTCTGGTATCGCAACACCAGAGCAGCCAGCGCGTCCACGTCAGCCTGATTTACCTCATTGTAGGGGTTTCCATCCGTGCTGAGGGGGGCCGCTAAATCGTCGTATGCCCACCAGGCAAAGCCAAAGGTGCCGATCACACCATCCGGGTTATTGTCGCCATCCTTGTCGTACTCAATCCAGCTGCCTGGTTGTATCCAGCCGTTCGTCGGGATGCCCCCCACCAGAACAGCCTTTACCAGGTCATTCGCTTCCCAATCATAAACATAGTCAACACCCTCCCAGTCCACCATCCAGTTGACCTGGAAGTTACAACTCTGGAGCTGGGCAATGGTTTTGCCGGGCACCCAGTAAATCCAGTGAAGCCGTTTGCCAAGGTCCCCGGTGCTGTAGACAATCATCTCTTTGGGCTCGTAGTAGTTCGTGCCCGGGTGTGCGCCGCTACGCATGTTCACGAAGGTGCCCGCTGCTGCGTCCGCCTTCGCAGCCGTCCACCAGGGTCCCCAAAGGGGTGACCCTTATACGTTTGGGGCGGTATCGGCATACAGGGCAGGGGTTATCGTGCCCGCAGAGGCAAAACCGACCAGCGTGAACAGCGCCAGCACTGTTACCCACAACGACCGAACGCGCATCGTACTTACCTCCTCCCAGGTTTGAGATTTAGATATCCGACCCATTATAAACGCAAGATTCGTGCCAAAACGCAGGTTTCATCCCCGTACAATTACTGGGTTTTCAAAAATTTGGTCTCTCAGGCGGTTTATAGAGGCGTTTATCAAGAATAAATGATGCGTACTGTCACTCCTTGACCTCTCGTACATACGCTCTCGCGCCTGGCACGGTGCGTATCAACTGTCTCCCTGCTTCCTTGCCCAACACGCACAGCGCGGTTGCCAGGCTGTCGGAGGTGATACCGTCACGCGCGATAACGGTCGCAGCCACGCGAGATGTTACCCCCCAGCCAGTGCGCGGGTCGACAATATGCGAGTATCGCTTGCCCTCGTATTCCACATACTGCTCGGTATCCCCCGACGACGAGATAGCCCCCCGCGCGAGGTAGACCCATCGGCGCTCGGGAGCAGCGTTTGCCACCTCAATCCGCCAGCCTGCCCTGCCGGGCGGCGCAAGCCCCGCTACGATGTCGCCTCCCGCCTCCAGCAGCGCGTGACGGATGCCGTGCTCCTGCAAGACCTTCAGCGCGCAGTCCAGCGCATACCCTTTCGCGATGCCCCCTAAGTCCAAGCGCATCCCGGGCACCAGCAGCTGTACTGTCCGCTCCCTCTCGTCTAACACCATCTTTTCGTAGCCCACCCGTTGCCGCGCCTCCTGCAACTCCTGCTCCGTGGGAAACCCTCCGCCTCGCCTCGCGCGTCGCCACAGCTGCACGTAGGGACCTACTGTCACGTCAAATGCCCCTCCTGTCCGCCGCGACAGCTCCTGCGCCCGTTTCAGCACGGTAAACAGCTCCTCACTGACCCGTACCGGCTCGCCACCCGCCCTCGCACAAAGCTGCATCAACTCGCTATCCGCCCGGTAGTCGCTCATGACCTGCTCGATCTCGGCGATTCGTTCAAACGCGGCAGCGCAGGCACGCTCTGCGACGCTCTGGCTGGGGGCATACACCGTGATGCGCACTTGCACTCCCATCGCCATCTGGCTATACTGATAGCGGTGCAGCGGCGCCGCATTCAGGCGTAACGCACCGCAGGCAAACCATGTCCATACAAGCAGAAGAGTTCGAAGGAGGATGAAGCGGAACGTCATGAAAGCTGGTTCACCCCTTTCCACCATGCTGCCCCGAAGCTTCTACAGAAGCCTGGCGTTCACCTGCAGTGTTATTCTGGTCATCCTGGCTGCAGGAGCTGCGCAGATGAAACGGGCACAGAAGGCGGCGATGAACACCGCGGCTCAAACCGGAGGCAAAACCCTTTCTGCCTATACCGAAACCATTCCTGGCACGGTCGTGAAGTTCGAGATGGTGCCTGTGCCCGGCGGAACATATACCATCAACGACCCCAAAACCGGCAAGCCCAAGCAGGTGACCATCAAGCCGTTCTATATCGGCAAGACGGAGGTCACGTGGGACGAATTCGACGTGTTCGTGCATAAGCTGGACGCGCCCGATACCCAGAAAACCGGCGGAGCCGACGCCGTCTCTCGTCCCAGCAAGCCTTACGGTGCGGTAGACCGCGGTTTCGGGCACAAGGGCTACCCTGCTATCAGCATGAGCTATCTGTCCGCGCAGAAGTACTGCGAGTGGCTCTCCGCCAAAACGGGCAAGAAGTACCGCTTGCCCACCGAAGCCGAGTGGGAATACGCATGCCGCGCGGGAGTGCTGCCCGCCGGACCAATCACTGATACCGAACTGCTGGACAAGCTCGCCTGGCACTGGGGAAACTCTGATGACAAGACGCACAAGGTGGGCACGAAACAGCCCAATGCCTGGGGCATTCACGACATGCTGGGCAACGTCGCCGAGTGGTGCCGGCCGATGGACGACGAGGTGCCTGTAGTTCGTGGCGGCTCGTTCTATGATGAACCCGACAAGGTGCATCCCGCCGCCCGCAAGAAATACACGCCTGACTGGCAGATGAACGACCCACAGAACCCGAAAAGCCAGTGGTGGCTCACCGATGCACCCTTTGTGGGCTTCCGCGTGGTATGTGAGACTCAGTAAGCTAGGGAGATAACCATTGAAGGTACCGAACTGGCAACATGCCCAAATACCTGCGCCCAAAATAACAGGGTACCTCCTTTCAGAGACACATCGCGATGGCAGGCACAAAGCGGCTTTCTTGAAGTCCTTTGGTTTCTCGGCAGCCAGCTAGGAACGGCTGGCAGAATCCCTGCAACAACATGTTGCAGAGAACAACGTAGTACGGGTAGAACCATCACCCTTTGGGATGAGATATATCGTAGAAGGTCCCTTGAGGACACCAAAGGGAATATCACCCATTGTTCGCAGCGTGTGGTTCATCGAAAGTGGTACCAAGGTACCTAGACTGGTAACCGCCTATCCTTTAAAGAGCGTACGAACCTACTGAAAAGCAAAGGAGGTCTATACACATGCAAGTACATGAAGAGGTCGTTCTGGAGGTCGACCTTCCCGAATACGGGCTTACAAAAGGAGATATCGGCACGATAGTACTCGTGCACGGTGAACATGAAGGCTATGAAGTAGAGTTCATGACGCTGCATGGCGAGACAATAGCAGTGGTCAGTCTACTGCCGTCCCATGTACGCCCCATTGCCTCTCATGAGATAGCGCACGCACGGACACTGGAGCGCATTCCTGCCTGAGGTGCTGGAAACGGTGGAAACGGTTATCGAAAAGCTGAGCCTTTCCGAACGCATCGGGCAGGTGCTGTGCTTCGGATGGCAGGGCGATTCCCCCGAAGAGGCACGCACTGTCAACGCACATGCCCGTGTCCTGGTGGAAGAGATGCAGGTGGGTGGAGTGGTACTGCTGGGCAGGAACGTGGATTCGCAGCGACCCGAGCAAATCCGCCAGACGCTCGCCGAGTTGCAGCGACGATCACGCATTCCCCTGTTCATCGCCATTGATCAGGAGGGCGGCATGGTCAATCGCCTGCGTGCGCCTTTCCATGAGTTCCCGGGCAACATGGCGCTGGGAGCCACCCGCAACGCGCACTATGCCTATCGTCAGGCGCAGGCGCAGGCACGAGAGCTGCTCGCACTGGGCATCAACTGGAACTTTGCGCCCGTAATGGACGTGAACAACAACCCCGACAACCCTATCATCGGCGTGCGTTCGTACGGCGCAGACCCCGAGCTGGTCGCGCAAATGGGCACAGCGGCGATCCGTGGCTATCAGGAGACCGGCTTGCTCGCCTGCGCCAAGCACTTCCCCGGGCACGGCGATACTTCGGTGGACTCGCACCTTGCTCTGCCTGTCATTCCGGGAGACCGCCAGCGGCTGGAGTCGGTGGAGCTGGTGCCGTTTCGCGCCGCTATCTCGGCAGGCGTCGGAGCCATCATGACCACACATATCCTCTTCCCCGCACTGGACGCCGAGCGACCGGCCACCCTCTCGCGAACTATCCTT
This window contains:
- the topA gene encoding type I DNA topoisomerase, encoding MSRKKTGSAKPLIIVESPAKTKTLKNFLGDDYRVEASMGHVRDLPEKEFGVDLSNGFTPKYETLPERQDVLKKLAEAAASAPEVYLASDPDREGEAIAWHLKEALRLQNARRIEFNEITRQAVQQALQHPRDIDMNRVNAQQARRILDRIVGYKLSPLLWKKASRNTLSAGRVQSVAVRLVVEREREIEAFVPEEYWTITARLTPDTEANAFDATLRLRDGEKVELHNEQEASAVLQELEGAQYVVQKIKRTERKRNPSPPFITSTLQQEAARKLGFSAKRTMQIAQQLYEGVELGAQGSVGLITYMRTDSTRVAAEAQQQAREYIGKEFGDRYVPEKPPQYRSRRGAQEAHEAIRPTSVTRTPESVKSYLSKDQYELYRLIWQRFIASQMAPAVLDVVTVDIQAGRYTFRATGSSVKFDGFMRVYVEGKDNGELSDEERPPLPPMLEGQVLTLLALLPEQHFTEPPPRYTEATLVKALEEKGIGRPSTYATILSTIVERGYVELKEKRFYPTALGIAVTDYLVKHFPDVMDVQFTASVEQQLDEIEEGKQAWTEVLRAFYEPFAQRLTETERNGEFVRIEAKETDYTCPTCGAKMLLREGRYGKFLGCSRYPECKTIVNVTRSGEPVPPDKPSDEVCEKCGSPMVIRWGRYGEYLACTNEQCKAHRPLEKSTGITCPACQQGQLVERRARKGKLRGKVFYGCNRYPACDFTLWDKPVDRTCPKCGSLLVEKRTGKRLTIACSSKACDYREEPSAEAQALAS
- a CDS encoding PEP-CTERM sorting domain-containing protein (PEP-CTERM proteins occur, often in large numbers, in the proteomes of bacteria that also encode an exosortase, a predicted intramembrane cysteine proteinase. The presence of a PEP-CTERM domain at a protein's C-terminus predicts cleavage within the sorting domain, followed by covalent anchoring to some some component of the (usually Gram-negative) cell surface. Many PEP-CTERM proteins exhibit an unusual sequence composition that includes large numbers of potential glycosylation sites. Expression of one such protein has been shown restore the ability of a bacterium to form floc, a type of biofilm.), whose translation is MNMRSGAHPGTNYYEPKEMIVYSTGDLGKRLHWIYWVPGKTIAQLQSCNFQVNWMVDWEGVDYVYDWEANDLVKAVLVGGIPTNGWIQPGSWIEYDKDGDNNPDGVIGTFGFAWWAYDDLAAPLSTDGNPYNEVNQADVDALAALVLRYQTHAIGYIRWKCEGDSDWNYKILQLNVVPEPGTMLLWLSGFAAPAMVLLRRRK
- a CDS encoding DNA-processing protein DprA, with protein sequence MPSLQPSTEVACLLCAHTGNEPAAPLAQKEYVQLRQWLRERHHPIEALLEPGVSSLLCEIAESTSLDAERLAALLRRGSQIALWLERWTNAGMWIASWEDVEYPPILRQKLGDASPVLLHGFGNPQLLHTRGLAIVGSRHTSETLLQQAYAIASRCASHRENVISGGARGVDSFAMKGALEEGGTCVGVLAADLARTATSHTLRDYLLTDKLCLISPYHPVAGFTAGNAMGRNKIIYALAEFALVIASDMGKGGTWAGALENLRAGWTPIFVYTGNDAPEGNMALRDAGAYPFTLPEDVQISVLSHLRHSIAGTSAPPSSRPRKRKSTVSQPALPLDTG
- a CDS encoding DUF4926 domain-containing protein produces the protein MQVHEEVVLEVDLPEYGLTKGDIGTIVLVHGEHEGYEVEFMTLHGETIAVVSLLPSHVRPIASHEIAHARTLERIPA
- a CDS encoding FAD:protein FMN transferase gives rise to the protein MVERGEPAFMTFRFILLRTLLLVWTWFACGALRLNAAPLHRYQYSQMAMGVQVRITVYAPSQSVAERACAAAFERIAEIEQVMSDYRADSELMQLCARAGGEPVRVSEELFTVLKRAQELSRRTGGAFDVTVGPYVQLWRRARRGGGFPTEQELQEARQRVGYEKMVLDERERTVQLLVPGMRLDLGGIAKGYALDCALKVLQEHGIRHALLEAGGDIVAGLAPPGRAGWRIEVANAAPERRWVYLARGAISSSGDTEQYVEYEGKRYSHIVDPRTGWGVTSRVAATVIARDGITSDSLATALCVLGKEAGRQLIRTVPGARAYVREVKE
- a CDS encoding formylglycine-generating enzyme family protein gives rise to the protein MKRAQKAAMNTAAQTGGKTLSAYTETIPGTVVKFEMVPVPGGTYTINDPKTGKPKQVTIKPFYIGKTEVTWDEFDVFVHKLDAPDTQKTGGADAVSRPSKPYGAVDRGFGHKGYPAISMSYLSAQKYCEWLSAKTGKKYRLPTEAEWEYACRAGVLPAGPITDTELLDKLAWHWGNSDDKTHKVGTKQPNAWGIHDMLGNVAEWCRPMDDEVPVVRGGSFYDEPDKVHPAARKKYTPDWQMNDPQNPKSQWWLTDAPFVGFRVVCETQ
- a CDS encoding RecQ family ATP-dependent DNA helicase — its product is MDDLFERAQTLLRHGLQDATATFRDGQWEAIESLVRNRQRLLLVQRTGWGKSIVYFIAARLLREQNGNHGVSLLISPLLSLMRNQMDMAHRMGIRAETIHSANTERWIEVKNLLYQDQIDVLLISPERLANQEFEAEVLQPIASRILLFIVDEAHCISDWGHDFRPDYRRITRVLKLLPRNVPVLATTATANDRVVADIKQQLGDDLRINRGALARRSLRLQNVILPSQAERLAWLAAHLSELPGSGVIYTLTVADAERVALWLQHKGWQVYPYHADIENSERERRERLLLHNQVKALVATVALGMGFDKPDLGFVVHFQRPGSVVHYYQQIGRAGRSLENALVILLGGEEDDEIVDYFIRTALPPQAHTEAVLHALSHSPNGLTLVELERKVNLSRQQLDKVLRLLLSETPAPLFYLGRRYQLAPVAYRMDHERIARLTALRRAEQEQMRQYMQSQQCLMQFLQIALDDPYAEPCGRCAVCVGSDIIAPEVEDSLVREAILFLRRADVPIPPRKMWPSKEGLMITGGQGKIPELLQAEEGRALCLWGDAGWGSLVRKGKYQDGFYDDDLVKGMEEMIHRWQPQPAPRWITCVPSLRHPSLVPDFAQRLAQRLQLPFVPCVKKVRETKPQKEMQNSFHQVRNLDGAFAIERWSGIAEPVFLVDDVVDSGWTLTVVAFLLRRAGSGAVFPIALAKQVLRGE